A genomic window from Candidatus Methylomirabilis lanthanidiphila includes:
- a CDS encoding uracil phosphoribosyltransferase, producing the protein MVRGFFCILNVMATELNERAQILDPPAIQRAVTRIAHEIVERNNGTEHLVLIGLRSRGVDLARRIAGELTLIAGTETPVGALDVTLYRDDLDKVGPQPVVRKTEIPFSINEKRVVLVDDVLYTGRTIRAALDGLIDLGRPRLIQLAVLVDRGHRELPIRADYVGKNVPTSREEQIQVLLTEEDGEDRVVIVKP; encoded by the coding sequence ATGGTGAGGGGGTTTTTTTGTATCCTGAACGTCATGGCCACTGAGTTGAACGAAAGGGCCCAGATCCTCGATCCGCCGGCAATCCAGCGGGCGGTCACCAGGATTGCCCACGAGATTGTCGAGCGGAATAACGGGACGGAACACCTCGTCCTGATCGGCCTCCGTAGCCGTGGGGTTGATCTTGCACGGCGGATCGCTGGGGAACTGACGCTGATTGCCGGGACCGAGACTCCGGTTGGGGCCCTGGATGTGACCCTCTACCGGGATGATCTGGACAAGGTTGGGCCACAGCCCGTCGTTCGTAAAACCGAGATCCCGTTCTCGATCAACGAAAAGCGGGTGGTGCTGGTAGACGATGTCCTGTACACCGGCCGGACCATTCGGGCAGCCCTGGACGGACTGATCGACCTTGGCCGGCCCCGTCTCATTCAGCTCGCCGTTCTCGTCGATCGAGGTCATCGCGAACTGCCGATTCGAGCCGACTACGTCGGCAAGAATGTCCCCACCTCGCGCGAGGAACAGATTCAGGTTCTGCTGACTGAGGAGGACGGGGAGGACAGAGTCGTGATCGTGAAACCGTAG